A genomic window from Sparus aurata chromosome 4, fSpaAur1.1, whole genome shotgun sequence includes:
- the scube2 gene encoding signal peptide, CUB and EGF-like domain-containing protein 2 isoform X7, with the protein MGAIWAARDFCLFLLLLNSRQNTALPEIRDPCAEGSDGCHIDAICQTTQGSYKCTCKAGFKGDGKHCEDIDECDLEYNGGCVHECNNIPGNYRCTCYDGFNLAHDGHNCLDVDECKFNNGGCQHTCVNTMGSYECRCKEGFFLSDNQHTCIHRSVEGLNCMNKEHGCAHICKETPKGGVACECRPGFELARNQRGCILTCNHGNGGCQHTCEDTENGPICRCHVRYTLQPDKRSCVERDEATTESSDHNATSFTEVDKRVKRRLLMETCAVNNGGCDCTCKDTSTGVRCSCPIGFTLQPDGKTCKDIDECEHHNGGCEHFCRNTIGSFECNCRKGFKLLTDERSCQDIDECFFERTCDHTCVNSPGGFQCLCNKGYTMYGLAHCGDINECSVNNGGCEHGCENTLGGFECFCHPGYKLHWNKKDCTEAEGLPAATPPSKPTLNCSKQAGGDRCFLTCQSQVHISSGTEDSYTVTCGMPLPCLADAQKNSSGSHCLGPEMASVPRIKTTATFKSGTAKCNLKRSQEKLKESLNSANSDSRFLFTENVQFSYVSLRCTSSGQRTRSRHGRKAGEEDGSSITAEFELDVNLEEVTAESCDLNCVRRRSEKRLRKTIRTLRKSINREQFHLHFAGSDYELGKSLGQPAELPGHCVAGQVLMGRKCVSCSVGSYYDADQGLCVLCPAGTYQDEEGQTSCEVCPAPEGRDVSKVVGARNMSECGGQCSPGHYSHDGFIPCLPCPLGMYQPEVGRTSCFPCGGNLVTKRSGAFTFQECETKVQCSPGHYYNTSTHRCIRCPTGMYQGEIGQNYCVSCPGNTTTDFDGSTHIMQCKNRQCGGELGDFTGYIESPNYPGNYPANVECTWTINPPPKRRILIVVPEIFLPIEDECGDYLVMRKSSLSNSVTTYETCQTYERPIAFTSRSKRLWIQFRSNEGNSGKGFQVPYVTYDEDYQELIEDIVRDGRLYASENHQEILKDKKLMKALFDVLAHPQNFFNYTAQESREMFPKSFIRFLRSKVLRFLRP; encoded by the exons ATGGGAGCTATTTGGGCTGCAAGggacttttgtttgtttttgctcttgTTAAATAGTCGCCAAAACACAGCGCTTCCAGAGATTCGAG ATCCATGTGCAGAGGGAAGTGATGGCTGTCACATTGATGCTATTTGTCAGACTACCCAAGGCTCATACAAGTGCACGTGTAAAGCAGGCTTTAAAGGAGATGGAAAACACTGCGAAG ACATTGATGAATGCGACTTGGAGTATAATGGTGGCTGTGTACATGAGTGCAACAATATACCAGGCAACTACCGCTGCACTTGTTATGACGGATTCAATTTGGCACATGATGGACACAACTGTCTAG ATGTGGATGAATGCAAGTTCAACAATGGTGGGTGCCAACACACTTGTGTCAATACCATGGGCAGCTACGAGTGCCGCTGCAAAGAGGGCTTCTTCCTCAGTGACAACCAGCACACATGCATCCACCGCTCTGTGG AGGGCCTCAACTGTATGAATAAGGAGCACGGCTGCGCCCACATCTGCAAAGAGACACCCAAAGGGGGTGTGGCCTGTGAGTGTCGTCCAGGGTTCGAGCTGGCCAGGAACCAGAGAGGCTGCATCT TAACTTGTAACCACGGCAACGGAGGCTGCCAGCACACCTGTGAGGACACAGAGAACGGCCCCATATGCAGGTGTCACGTCAGGTACACGCTGCAACCTGACAAGCGGTCGTGTGTAG AGCGAGATGAAGCCACCACCGAGTCGTCAGACCACAATGCCACGTCTTTCACAGAGGTGGACAAACGAGTGAAACGAAGATTGTTAATGG AAACCTGTGCGGTGAACAATGGGGGGTGCGACTGCACCTGTAAGGACACATCCACAGGTGTGCGCTGCAGCTGCCCTATTGGCTTCACACTGCAGCCGGATGGAAAAACATGCAAAG ATATTGACGAGTGTGAGCATCACAATGGCGGTTGCGAGCACTTCTGCAGGAACACCATCGGCAGCTTTGAGTGTAACTGCAGAAAAGGCTTCAAGCTGCTGACAGATGAACGCTCTTGTCAAG ATATAGATGAGTGTTTTTTTGAGCGGACATGTGATCACACATGTGTGAACTCCCCTGGTGGTTTTCAGTGTCTGTGCAACAAAGGCTACACCATGTATGGACTGGCCCACTGTGGAG ATATAAATGAATGCAGTGTGAACAATGGCGGTTGTGAGCATGGTTGTGAGAACACCTTGGGTGGATTTGAGTGCTTTTGCCATCCAGGCTATAAGCTTCACTGGAACAAAAAGGACTGTACTG AGGCAGAGGGTTTGCCAGCTGCAACCCCCCCCTCTAAACCTACCCTGAACTGTAGTAAGCAGGCGGGTGGGGACCGCTGCTTCCTGACGTGCCAGTCCCAAGTTCATATCAGCAGTG ggacGGAGGATTCCTACACGGTGACCTGTGGAATGCCTCTGCCCTGCCTGGCTGACGCACAAAAGAACAGCAGCGGCTCGCATTGCTTAG GTCCAGAAATGGCCAGTGTCCCACGCATTAAGACCACAGCCACGTTTAAGTCTGGCACTGCAAAATGCAACTTGAAGCGAAGTCAGGAGAAACTGAAGGAGAGCTTAAACTCAGCAAACTCAG ATAGCAGGTTCCTCTTCACTGAAAACGTCCAGTTCAGCTACGTTAGCCTGCGCTGCACCTCGTCCGGACAGCGGACACGCAGCCGCCACGGTAGGAAGGCCGGCGAGGAGGATGGCTCCTCGATAACAGCTGAGTTTGAGCTGGATGTGAACCTAGAGGAGGTAACAG CAGAGAGCTGTGACCTGAACTGTGTGCGCCGACGTTCGGAGAAGAGGCTCAGGAAGACCATCAGGACCTTGAGGAAGTCCATCAACCGGGAACAGTTCCACCTCCACTTTGCCGGGTCTGACTACGAGCTTGGCAAGAGTCTGGGCCAGCCAGCAGAGCTTCCAGGACACTGTGTGGCAGGACAGGTGCTGATGGGCAGGAAATGTG TGAGTTGCAGTGTTGGGTCTTACTACGATGCAGAtcagggactgtgtgtgttgtgtccagCTGGAACATATCAGGATGAGGAGGGACAGACGTCTTGTGAGGTCTGTCCTGCACCTGAAGGAAGGGACGTGTCCAAGGTGGTCGGAGCTCGaaacatgtcagagtgtggaG GTCAGTGTTCCCCCGGTCATTACTCACATGATGGCTTCATCCCCTGCCTGCCCTGTCCACTGGGAATGTACCAGCCAGAAGTGGGACGCACCTCCTGCTTCCCATGTGGAGGGAACCTGGTCACTAAGCGCAGTGGTGCTTTTACCTTCCAGGAGTGTGAAACCAAAG TCCAGTGCTCTCCAGGACATTACTACAACACTAGCACACACCGCTGCATCCGCTGTCCCACGGGCATGTATCAAGGAGAGATTGGGCAGAATTACTGCGTCTCATGTCCTGGAAACACCACCACCGACTTCGATGGCTCAACTCACATCATGCAATGCAAAA ACCGACAGTGTGGAGGAGAACTGGGAGATTTTACTGGTTACATTGAGTCTCCCAACTACCCGGGGAACTACCCAGCCAATGTGGAGTGCACCTGGACCATCAACCCACCACCCAAACGCAGGATCCTTATTGTCGTCCCAGAAATCTTTCTGCCCATTGAGGACGAGTGCGGAGACTACTTAGTAATGAGAAAAAGCT CTCTCTCCAATTCTGTGACGACCTACGAGACTTGTCAGACGTACGAACGTCCCATCGCTTTCACCTCCCGCTCCAAAAGGCTTTGGATACAGTTCAGGTCCAACGAGGGAAACAGTGGGAAAGGCTTCCAGGTCCCATATGTGACATATGATG aggatTACCAGGAACTGATAGAAGACATAGTTAGAGATGGAAGATTATATGCTTCAGAGAATCACCAGGAAATCCTCAAG GACAAGAAGCTCATGAAGGCATTGTTCGATGTGCTGGCTCACCCACAGAACTTCTTCAACTACACAGCACAAGAATCAAGAGAGATGTTCCCTAAGTCCTTCATCCGCTTCCTGCGCTCCAAAGTCCTGAGATTCCTTCGCCCTTAG
- the scube2 gene encoding signal peptide, CUB and EGF-like domain-containing protein 2 isoform X8, which translates to MCVSVCCVFQSWRVLLLRTLSGVRSCSFPSADPCAEGSDGCHIDAICQTTQGSYKCTCKAGFKGDGKHCEDIDECDLEYNGGCVHECNNIPGNYRCTCYDGFNLAHDGHNCLDVDECKFNNGGCQHTCVNTMGSYECRCKEGFFLSDNQHTCIHRSVEGLNCMNKEHGCAHICKETPKGGVACECRPGFELARNQRGCILTCNHGNGGCQHTCEDTENGPICRCHVRYTLQPDKRSCVVLCVTERDEATTESSDHNATSFTEVDKRVKRRLLMETCAVNNGGCDCTCKDTSTGVRCSCPIGFTLQPDGKTCKDIDECEHHNGGCEHFCRNTIGSFECNCRKGFKLLTDERSCQDIDECFFERTCDHTCVNSPGGFQCLCNKGYTMYGLAHCGDINECSVNNGGCEHGCENTLGGFECFCHPGYKLHWNKKDCTAESCDLNCVRRRSEKRLRKTIRTLRKSINREQFHLHFAGSDYELGKSLGQPAELPGHCVAGQVLMGRKCVSCSVGSYYDADQGLCVLCPAGTYQDEEGQTSCEVCPAPEGRDVSKVVGARNMSECGGQCSPGHYSHDGFIPCLPCPLGMYQPEVGRTSCFPCGGNLVTKRSGAFTFQECETKVQCSPGHYYNTSTHRCIRCPTGMYQGEIGQNYCVSCPGNTTTDFDGSTHIMQCKNRQCGGELGDFTGYIESPNYPGNYPANVECTWTINPPPKRRILIVVPEIFLPIEDECGDYLVMRKSSLSNSVTTYETCQTYERPIAFTSRSKRLWIQFRSNEGNSGKGFQVPYVTYDEDYQELIEDIVRDGRLYASENHQEILKDKKLMKALFDVLAHPQNFFNYTAQESREMFPKSFIRFLRSKVLRFLRP; encoded by the exons atgtgtgtgtctgtgtgttgtgttttccagTCGTGGAGAGTGCTACTTTTACGCACGCTTTCAGGAGTGCGCTCTTGTAGTTTCCCGAGTG CAGATCCATGTGCAGAGGGAAGTGATGGCTGTCACATTGATGCTATTTGTCAGACTACCCAAGGCTCATACAAGTGCACGTGTAAAGCAGGCTTTAAAGGAGATGGAAAACACTGCGAAG ACATTGATGAATGCGACTTGGAGTATAATGGTGGCTGTGTACATGAGTGCAACAATATACCAGGCAACTACCGCTGCACTTGTTATGACGGATTCAATTTGGCACATGATGGACACAACTGTCTAG ATGTGGATGAATGCAAGTTCAACAATGGTGGGTGCCAACACACTTGTGTCAATACCATGGGCAGCTACGAGTGCCGCTGCAAAGAGGGCTTCTTCCTCAGTGACAACCAGCACACATGCATCCACCGCTCTGTGG AGGGCCTCAACTGTATGAATAAGGAGCACGGCTGCGCCCACATCTGCAAAGAGACACCCAAAGGGGGTGTGGCCTGTGAGTGTCGTCCAGGGTTCGAGCTGGCCAGGAACCAGAGAGGCTGCATCT TAACTTGTAACCACGGCAACGGAGGCTGCCAGCACACCTGTGAGGACACAGAGAACGGCCCCATATGCAGGTGTCACGTCAGGTACACGCTGCAACCTGACAAGCGGTCGTGTGTAG TTTTGTGTGTCACAGAGCGAGATGAAGCCACCACCGAGTCGTCAGACCACAATGCCACGTCTTTCACAGAGGTGGACAAACGAGTGAAACGAAGATTGTTAATGG AAACCTGTGCGGTGAACAATGGGGGGTGCGACTGCACCTGTAAGGACACATCCACAGGTGTGCGCTGCAGCTGCCCTATTGGCTTCACACTGCAGCCGGATGGAAAAACATGCAAAG ATATTGACGAGTGTGAGCATCACAATGGCGGTTGCGAGCACTTCTGCAGGAACACCATCGGCAGCTTTGAGTGTAACTGCAGAAAAGGCTTCAAGCTGCTGACAGATGAACGCTCTTGTCAAG ATATAGATGAGTGTTTTTTTGAGCGGACATGTGATCACACATGTGTGAACTCCCCTGGTGGTTTTCAGTGTCTGTGCAACAAAGGCTACACCATGTATGGACTGGCCCACTGTGGAG ATATAAATGAATGCAGTGTGAACAATGGCGGTTGTGAGCATGGTTGTGAGAACACCTTGGGTGGATTTGAGTGCTTTTGCCATCCAGGCTATAAGCTTCACTGGAACAAAAAGGACTGTACTG CAGAGAGCTGTGACCTGAACTGTGTGCGCCGACGTTCGGAGAAGAGGCTCAGGAAGACCATCAGGACCTTGAGGAAGTCCATCAACCGGGAACAGTTCCACCTCCACTTTGCCGGGTCTGACTACGAGCTTGGCAAGAGTCTGGGCCAGCCAGCAGAGCTTCCAGGACACTGTGTGGCAGGACAGGTGCTGATGGGCAGGAAATGTG TGAGTTGCAGTGTTGGGTCTTACTACGATGCAGAtcagggactgtgtgtgttgtgtccagCTGGAACATATCAGGATGAGGAGGGACAGACGTCTTGTGAGGTCTGTCCTGCACCTGAAGGAAGGGACGTGTCCAAGGTGGTCGGAGCTCGaaacatgtcagagtgtggaG GTCAGTGTTCCCCCGGTCATTACTCACATGATGGCTTCATCCCCTGCCTGCCCTGTCCACTGGGAATGTACCAGCCAGAAGTGGGACGCACCTCCTGCTTCCCATGTGGAGGGAACCTGGTCACTAAGCGCAGTGGTGCTTTTACCTTCCAGGAGTGTGAAACCAAAG TCCAGTGCTCTCCAGGACATTACTACAACACTAGCACACACCGCTGCATCCGCTGTCCCACGGGCATGTATCAAGGAGAGATTGGGCAGAATTACTGCGTCTCATGTCCTGGAAACACCACCACCGACTTCGATGGCTCAACTCACATCATGCAATGCAAAA ACCGACAGTGTGGAGGAGAACTGGGAGATTTTACTGGTTACATTGAGTCTCCCAACTACCCGGGGAACTACCCAGCCAATGTGGAGTGCACCTGGACCATCAACCCACCACCCAAACGCAGGATCCTTATTGTCGTCCCAGAAATCTTTCTGCCCATTGAGGACGAGTGCGGAGACTACTTAGTAATGAGAAAAAGCT CTCTCTCCAATTCTGTGACGACCTACGAGACTTGTCAGACGTACGAACGTCCCATCGCTTTCACCTCCCGCTCCAAAAGGCTTTGGATACAGTTCAGGTCCAACGAGGGAAACAGTGGGAAAGGCTTCCAGGTCCCATATGTGACATATGATG aggatTACCAGGAACTGATAGAAGACATAGTTAGAGATGGAAGATTATATGCTTCAGAGAATCACCAGGAAATCCTCAAG GACAAGAAGCTCATGAAGGCATTGTTCGATGTGCTGGCTCACCCACAGAACTTCTTCAACTACACAGCACAAGAATCAAGAGAGATGTTCCCTAAGTCCTTCATCCGCTTCCTGCGCTCCAAAGTCCTGAGATTCCTTCGCCCTTAG
- the scube2 gene encoding signal peptide, CUB and EGF-like domain-containing protein 2 isoform X4, which produces MCVSVCCVFQSWRVLLLRTLSGVRSCSFPSADPCAEGSDGCHIDAICQTTQGSYKCTCKAGFKGDGKHCEDIDECDLEYNGGCVHECNNIPGNYRCTCYDGFNLAHDGHNCLDVDECKFNNGGCQHTCVNTMGSYECRCKEGFFLSDNQHTCIHRSVEGLNCMNKEHGCAHICKETPKGGVACECRPGFELARNQRGCILTCNHGNGGCQHTCEDTENGPICRCHVRYTLQPDKRSCVVLCVTERDEATTESSDHNATSFTEVDKRVKRRLLMETCAVNNGGCDCTCKDTSTGVRCSCPIGFTLQPDGKTCKDIDECEHHNGGCEHFCRNTIGSFECNCRKGFKLLTDERSCQDIDECFFERTCDHTCVNSPGGFQCLCNKGYTMYGLAHCGDINECSVNNGGCEHGCENTLGGFECFCHPGYKLHWNKKDCTEAEGLPAATPPSKPTLNCSKQAGGDRCFLTCQSQVHISSGTEDSYTVTCGMPLPCLADAQKNSSGSHCLGPEMASVPRIKTTATFKSGTAKCNLKRSQEKLKESLNSANSDSRFLFTENVQFSYVSLRCTSSGQRTRSRHGRKAGEEDGSSITAEFELDVNLEEVTESCDLNCVRRRSEKRLRKTIRTLRKSINREQFHLHFAGSDYELGKSLGQPAELPGHCVAGQVLMGRKCVSCSVGSYYDADQGLCVLCPAGTYQDEEGQTSCEVCPAPEGRDVSKVVGARNMSECGGQCSPGHYSHDGFIPCLPCPLGMYQPEVGRTSCFPCGGNLVTKRSGAFTFQECETKVQCSPGHYYNTSTHRCIRCPTGMYQGEIGQNYCVSCPGNTTTDFDGSTHIMQCKNRQCGGELGDFTGYIESPNYPGNYPANVECTWTINPPPKRRILIVVPEIFLPIEDECGDYLVMRKSSLSNSVTTYETCQTYERPIAFTSRSKRLWIQFRSNEGNSGKGFQVPYVTYDEDYQELIEDIVRDGRLYASENHQEILKDKKLMKALFDVLAHPQNFFNYTAQESREMFPKSFIRFLRSKVLRFLRP; this is translated from the exons atgtgtgtgtctgtgtgttgtgttttccagTCGTGGAGAGTGCTACTTTTACGCACGCTTTCAGGAGTGCGCTCTTGTAGTTTCCCGAGTG CAGATCCATGTGCAGAGGGAAGTGATGGCTGTCACATTGATGCTATTTGTCAGACTACCCAAGGCTCATACAAGTGCACGTGTAAAGCAGGCTTTAAAGGAGATGGAAAACACTGCGAAG ACATTGATGAATGCGACTTGGAGTATAATGGTGGCTGTGTACATGAGTGCAACAATATACCAGGCAACTACCGCTGCACTTGTTATGACGGATTCAATTTGGCACATGATGGACACAACTGTCTAG ATGTGGATGAATGCAAGTTCAACAATGGTGGGTGCCAACACACTTGTGTCAATACCATGGGCAGCTACGAGTGCCGCTGCAAAGAGGGCTTCTTCCTCAGTGACAACCAGCACACATGCATCCACCGCTCTGTGG AGGGCCTCAACTGTATGAATAAGGAGCACGGCTGCGCCCACATCTGCAAAGAGACACCCAAAGGGGGTGTGGCCTGTGAGTGTCGTCCAGGGTTCGAGCTGGCCAGGAACCAGAGAGGCTGCATCT TAACTTGTAACCACGGCAACGGAGGCTGCCAGCACACCTGTGAGGACACAGAGAACGGCCCCATATGCAGGTGTCACGTCAGGTACACGCTGCAACCTGACAAGCGGTCGTGTGTAG TTTTGTGTGTCACAGAGCGAGATGAAGCCACCACCGAGTCGTCAGACCACAATGCCACGTCTTTCACAGAGGTGGACAAACGAGTGAAACGAAGATTGTTAATGG AAACCTGTGCGGTGAACAATGGGGGGTGCGACTGCACCTGTAAGGACACATCCACAGGTGTGCGCTGCAGCTGCCCTATTGGCTTCACACTGCAGCCGGATGGAAAAACATGCAAAG ATATTGACGAGTGTGAGCATCACAATGGCGGTTGCGAGCACTTCTGCAGGAACACCATCGGCAGCTTTGAGTGTAACTGCAGAAAAGGCTTCAAGCTGCTGACAGATGAACGCTCTTGTCAAG ATATAGATGAGTGTTTTTTTGAGCGGACATGTGATCACACATGTGTGAACTCCCCTGGTGGTTTTCAGTGTCTGTGCAACAAAGGCTACACCATGTATGGACTGGCCCACTGTGGAG ATATAAATGAATGCAGTGTGAACAATGGCGGTTGTGAGCATGGTTGTGAGAACACCTTGGGTGGATTTGAGTGCTTTTGCCATCCAGGCTATAAGCTTCACTGGAACAAAAAGGACTGTACTG AGGCAGAGGGTTTGCCAGCTGCAACCCCCCCCTCTAAACCTACCCTGAACTGTAGTAAGCAGGCGGGTGGGGACCGCTGCTTCCTGACGTGCCAGTCCCAAGTTCATATCAGCAGTG ggacGGAGGATTCCTACACGGTGACCTGTGGAATGCCTCTGCCCTGCCTGGCTGACGCACAAAAGAACAGCAGCGGCTCGCATTGCTTAG GTCCAGAAATGGCCAGTGTCCCACGCATTAAGACCACAGCCACGTTTAAGTCTGGCACTGCAAAATGCAACTTGAAGCGAAGTCAGGAGAAACTGAAGGAGAGCTTAAACTCAGCAAACTCAG ATAGCAGGTTCCTCTTCACTGAAAACGTCCAGTTCAGCTACGTTAGCCTGCGCTGCACCTCGTCCGGACAGCGGACACGCAGCCGCCACGGTAGGAAGGCCGGCGAGGAGGATGGCTCCTCGATAACAGCTGAGTTTGAGCTGGATGTGAACCTAGAGGAGGTAACAG AGAGCTGTGACCTGAACTGTGTGCGCCGACGTTCGGAGAAGAGGCTCAGGAAGACCATCAGGACCTTGAGGAAGTCCATCAACCGGGAACAGTTCCACCTCCACTTTGCCGGGTCTGACTACGAGCTTGGCAAGAGTCTGGGCCAGCCAGCAGAGCTTCCAGGACACTGTGTGGCAGGACAGGTGCTGATGGGCAGGAAATGTG TGAGTTGCAGTGTTGGGTCTTACTACGATGCAGAtcagggactgtgtgtgttgtgtccagCTGGAACATATCAGGATGAGGAGGGACAGACGTCTTGTGAGGTCTGTCCTGCACCTGAAGGAAGGGACGTGTCCAAGGTGGTCGGAGCTCGaaacatgtcagagtgtggaG GTCAGTGTTCCCCCGGTCATTACTCACATGATGGCTTCATCCCCTGCCTGCCCTGTCCACTGGGAATGTACCAGCCAGAAGTGGGACGCACCTCCTGCTTCCCATGTGGAGGGAACCTGGTCACTAAGCGCAGTGGTGCTTTTACCTTCCAGGAGTGTGAAACCAAAG TCCAGTGCTCTCCAGGACATTACTACAACACTAGCACACACCGCTGCATCCGCTGTCCCACGGGCATGTATCAAGGAGAGATTGGGCAGAATTACTGCGTCTCATGTCCTGGAAACACCACCACCGACTTCGATGGCTCAACTCACATCATGCAATGCAAAA ACCGACAGTGTGGAGGAGAACTGGGAGATTTTACTGGTTACATTGAGTCTCCCAACTACCCGGGGAACTACCCAGCCAATGTGGAGTGCACCTGGACCATCAACCCACCACCCAAACGCAGGATCCTTATTGTCGTCCCAGAAATCTTTCTGCCCATTGAGGACGAGTGCGGAGACTACTTAGTAATGAGAAAAAGCT CTCTCTCCAATTCTGTGACGACCTACGAGACTTGTCAGACGTACGAACGTCCCATCGCTTTCACCTCCCGCTCCAAAAGGCTTTGGATACAGTTCAGGTCCAACGAGGGAAACAGTGGGAAAGGCTTCCAGGTCCCATATGTGACATATGATG aggatTACCAGGAACTGATAGAAGACATAGTTAGAGATGGAAGATTATATGCTTCAGAGAATCACCAGGAAATCCTCAAG GACAAGAAGCTCATGAAGGCATTGTTCGATGTGCTGGCTCACCCACAGAACTTCTTCAACTACACAGCACAAGAATCAAGAGAGATGTTCCCTAAGTCCTTCATCCGCTTCCTGCGCTCCAAAGTCCTGAGATTCCTTCGCCCTTAG